The following are encoded in a window of Microbacterium sp. LWO13-1.2 genomic DNA:
- a CDS encoding glycosyltransferase produces the protein MSVTSSDDPIDSIAPSSAPTPGRPLKIVLGCDTFAPDINGAARFAERLAAGLVQRGHEVHVAAPNQAYRRAQPRTEVVEGEPMTLHRLPSVRWPPHDWLRFVWPWRAKHYARKVLDRVQPDVVHIQSHIIIGRGLARIAQERGIPVIATNHVMAENLLDHSIFPDVVDRNIVKFAWADGRRTFGGARAVTTPTRRAADFLERTIGIEGVIPISCGIDRNQYTPVIGVREKNRVVFVGRLTAEKQIDVILKAIASLDPTLEVTFDIVGGGDQRKALEHLAAQLGLADRVVFHGRIDDAELRALLSRASVFAIASIAELQSIATMEAMASALPIVAADAVALPHLVHDGENGYLFQPGDVAELTARLTDVMTAEPAEYERMQQASLDGVAIHDINRTLDTFEALYRDEPLPA, from the coding sequence ATGTCTGTGACCTCCTCCGACGATCCGATCGACTCGATCGCCCCGTCGAGTGCCCCCACCCCCGGACGCCCTCTGAAGATCGTGCTCGGCTGTGACACCTTCGCTCCCGACATCAACGGTGCCGCCCGCTTCGCCGAGCGTCTCGCCGCCGGTCTCGTCCAGCGGGGCCACGAGGTGCACGTCGCCGCCCCCAACCAGGCGTATCGCCGCGCCCAGCCGCGCACCGAGGTGGTCGAAGGCGAGCCGATGACCCTGCACCGGTTGCCGTCGGTGCGTTGGCCTCCTCATGACTGGCTGCGTTTCGTCTGGCCGTGGCGCGCGAAGCACTATGCGCGCAAGGTGCTCGATCGGGTGCAGCCCGACGTCGTGCACATCCAGTCGCACATCATCATCGGCCGCGGTCTTGCCAGGATCGCCCAGGAGCGCGGCATCCCGGTGATCGCGACGAACCACGTGATGGCCGAGAATCTCCTCGACCACTCGATCTTCCCCGACGTCGTCGACCGCAACATCGTGAAGTTTGCCTGGGCCGATGGGCGTCGCACCTTCGGGGGCGCCCGCGCCGTCACCACGCCGACCCGCCGTGCCGCGGACTTCCTCGAGCGCACGATCGGCATCGAAGGCGTGATCCCGATCAGCTGCGGCATCGACCGCAATCAGTACACGCCGGTGATCGGCGTGCGCGAGAAGAACCGCGTGGTCTTCGTCGGGAGACTCACTGCGGAGAAGCAGATCGACGTCATCCTCAAGGCGATCGCATCGCTCGACCCGACTCTCGAGGTCACCTTCGACATCGTCGGCGGTGGCGATCAGCGCAAGGCTCTCGAACACCTCGCCGCTCAGCTCGGGCTCGCCGATCGCGTCGTCTTCCACGGGCGCATCGATGACGCCGAACTGCGGGCGCTGCTGTCCAGGGCGTCCGTGTTCGCGATCGCGTCGATCGCCGAACTGCAGTCGATCGCCACGATGGAGGCGATGGCCTCGGCGCTCCCGATCGTCGCCGCCGATGCGGTCGCTCTCCCGCACCTCGTGCACGACGGCGAGAACGGGTACCTCTTCCAGCCGGGCGACGTCGCAGAGCTGACCGCTCGCCTGACCGACGTGATGACGGCAGAGCCCGCTGAGTACGAGCGGATGCAGCAGGCATCGCTCGACGGTGTCGCGATCCACGACATCAACCGCACCCTCGACACCTTCGAGGCGTTGTACCGCGACGAGCCGCTGCCCGCGTAA
- a CDS encoding glycosyltransferase family 4 protein has protein sequence MHIVFFGDQHLDSLGGAQVSMRLQREFLERAGHTVTVVAPRMHGQRSGAVDAAYLDLPSVPITLDREYSMSWPGRRTDRFLDRALRHRPPADLVHVQADFWGAFVGHRYAHRHGIPVVHTMHNRVDVGIAAVTPLHRPVLAALNAWRRRALRGIGAPVSGSDGWAYLRGLAVGAAAVTAPSTHFAHRLEQNGVFESVDIVWNGIDDDVRAATLTAAPAERAPGRPRFIWLGRMSPEKRLLPFLEAFVASGVDAELEIIGGGAQRTAAEKIVAGQPNVRFAGRLTYPQTLARIAAADALVQTSIGFETQGMTPFEAATLGTPSVISDPDIAAELGGGLWAVPDASSSSAAEREAQRAAALAETLRRAASDIAEGTAPMPLPDVAEAFLQSSRTAAMIEIYERVLAAQMNR, from the coding sequence ATGCACATCGTCTTCTTCGGCGATCAGCACCTGGACTCGCTCGGCGGTGCGCAGGTGTCGATGCGGCTGCAGCGCGAGTTCCTGGAGCGTGCCGGTCACACGGTGACGGTCGTCGCGCCGCGGATGCACGGACAGCGATCCGGTGCCGTCGATGCGGCGTACCTGGATCTGCCGTCGGTGCCGATCACGCTGGACCGCGAATACTCGATGAGCTGGCCAGGACGCCGCACCGACCGATTCCTCGATCGTGCGCTCAGGCATCGCCCGCCCGCCGATCTCGTGCACGTGCAGGCCGACTTCTGGGGCGCCTTCGTCGGTCATCGCTACGCCCACCGGCACGGCATCCCGGTGGTGCACACGATGCACAACCGCGTCGATGTCGGCATCGCCGCGGTGACGCCGCTGCATCGCCCGGTGCTCGCGGCGTTGAATGCCTGGCGGCGCCGCGCCTTGCGCGGAATCGGCGCACCGGTCTCGGGCAGCGACGGCTGGGCGTACCTGCGCGGTCTCGCGGTCGGTGCCGCCGCGGTGACCGCCCCCTCGACGCATTTCGCCCACCGCCTCGAGCAGAACGGCGTCTTCGAATCGGTCGACATCGTCTGGAACGGAATCGATGACGACGTGCGGGCCGCCACCCTCACTGCGGCCCCCGCCGAGCGAGCGCCGGGACGGCCGCGCTTCATCTGGCTGGGACGGATGAGCCCGGAGAAACGGCTGCTCCCGTTCCTGGAGGCCTTCGTGGCCTCTGGGGTGGATGCGGAGCTGGAGATCATCGGCGGTGGCGCGCAGCGGACGGCCGCCGAGAAGATCGTCGCCGGGCAGCCGAACGTGCGCTTCGCCGGCCGGCTCACCTACCCGCAGACGCTGGCGCGCATCGCCGCGGCCGACGCGCTGGTGCAGACGTCGATCGGCTTCGAGACGCAGGGGATGACGCCGTTCGAGGCCGCGACCCTGGGAACGCCTTCGGTGATCAGCGACCCCGACATCGCGGCGGAGCTGGGTGGCGGACTCTGGGCTGTTCCGGATGCCTCGTCGAGTTCAGCAGCCGAGCGGGAAGCCCAGCGTGCGGCAGCGCTCGCCGAGACGCTGCGGCGCGCGGCATCCGACATCGCCGAAGGCACTGCGCCCATGCCCCTGCCGGACGTGGCCGAGGCATTCCTGCAGTCGTCCCGCACGGCGGCGATGATCGAGATCTACGAGCGAGTGCTCGCCGCTCAGATGAACCGGTAG
- a CDS encoding LysE family translocator has translation MIPLDNLLAFLVTAVVIIVIPGPSVLFVIGRSIALGRRAGVLSVIGNALGTVPAVLAVAFGVGAIVASSVVAFTVIKIVGALYLVWLGIQAIRHRNDHSTGAIGNAPTSAVKLLLQGFIVGLTNPKTIAFFVAVLPQFVDAAAGPVWMQLLLLGLTFQALALVCDSVWALAAGTARTWFARSPRRISALSGTGGVMMIGLGGTLALTGAKS, from the coding sequence ATGATCCCGCTCGACAACCTGCTGGCGTTCCTCGTCACCGCTGTCGTGATCATCGTGATCCCCGGCCCGAGCGTGCTGTTCGTCATCGGCCGATCGATCGCCCTCGGCCGCCGAGCGGGAGTGCTCAGTGTGATCGGGAACGCGCTCGGCACCGTTCCGGCCGTCCTCGCCGTGGCATTCGGGGTCGGCGCCATCGTGGCGTCGTCCGTCGTCGCGTTCACGGTGATCAAGATCGTCGGAGCGCTCTACCTGGTCTGGCTCGGCATCCAGGCGATCAGGCACCGCAACGACCACTCGACCGGTGCGATCGGAAATGCTCCGACGTCGGCCGTGAAGCTGCTCCTGCAGGGGTTCATCGTCGGCCTGACGAACCCGAAGACGATCGCGTTCTTCGTCGCCGTCCTTCCCCAGTTCGTCGACGCCGCCGCCGGGCCGGTATGGATGCAGTTGCTGCTGCTCGGGCTGACCTTCCAAGCGCTCGCACTCGTCTGCGACAGCGTTTGGGCGCTCGCTGCCGGAACCGCGCGCACCTGGTTCGCCCGGTCGCCCCGACGAATCTCTGCGCTGTCCGGGACCGGCGGCGTGATGATGATCGGACTCGGCGGCACCCTCGCGCTGACCGGTGCGAAGAGCTGA
- a CDS encoding formimidoylglutamate deiminase — MKVWVDRLIRDGVVERGVLFEADDAGTVLSETTTEAPADALRLDLAAPGFANAHSHAFHRALRGRTHESGSFWTWRELMYRAAGRLDPGNYRELATGVFAEMVASGWTAVGEFHYVHHRPDGTPYENHAMELALADAATDAGIRLVLLDTCYLTGGIGTPLSPEQARFGDGNAASWLCRWHALRDALADRAPLVTLGAAVHSVRAVPREEIARIARELPADVPLHIHLSEQPAENEACVAAYGRTPTELLAAEGLLAPRLSAVHATHLTENDIRLLGDAGVHAVFCPTTEADLGDGIGPATELTVAGAKLAVGSDQNAVVDPLLELRGLEAGERLRSLQRGRIAPATLWSIGSAGGYSSLGLAPAARVGGPLDLVELDTMSLRTSGSRAEQLPLTATASDVRRVIIGGHPIPIDAHATAARLARSISSLFGEDARTHG; from the coding sequence GTGAAGGTCTGGGTCGATCGACTGATCCGCGACGGCGTCGTCGAGCGCGGGGTGCTGTTCGAGGCGGATGACGCGGGTACGGTGCTCTCCGAGACGACGACCGAAGCGCCGGCCGACGCTCTCCGGCTCGATCTCGCCGCCCCGGGCTTCGCGAACGCACATTCGCACGCGTTCCACCGTGCGTTGCGCGGTCGCACGCACGAGTCCGGTTCGTTCTGGACGTGGCGCGAGCTCATGTACCGGGCCGCCGGACGGCTCGACCCCGGCAACTACCGCGAACTCGCCACCGGCGTCTTCGCCGAGATGGTGGCGTCGGGGTGGACCGCGGTCGGCGAATTCCACTACGTCCACCATCGGCCGGACGGCACCCCCTATGAGAACCATGCGATGGAGCTCGCCCTCGCGGATGCGGCGACGGATGCCGGCATCCGCCTCGTGCTGCTGGACACGTGCTACCTGACCGGCGGGATCGGCACCCCGCTCTCTCCGGAGCAGGCGCGCTTCGGCGATGGGAATGCCGCGTCATGGCTGTGTCGCTGGCACGCGTTGCGCGATGCCCTGGCCGACCGCGCGCCGTTGGTCACCCTGGGAGCAGCCGTGCATTCCGTGCGGGCCGTCCCCCGGGAGGAGATCGCCCGCATCGCGCGCGAGCTCCCCGCCGACGTGCCATTGCACATCCATCTCTCGGAGCAGCCGGCCGAGAACGAGGCCTGCGTGGCGGCGTACGGTCGCACGCCCACAGAGCTGCTCGCCGCCGAGGGACTCCTGGCGCCGCGCCTCTCCGCGGTTCACGCGACGCACCTCACCGAGAACGACATCCGGCTGCTCGGCGACGCGGGCGTTCACGCCGTCTTCTGTCCCACCACCGAGGCCGACCTCGGCGACGGCATCGGGCCGGCGACCGAACTCACCGTCGCCGGAGCGAAACTCGCGGTCGGCTCGGATCAGAACGCCGTCGTCGACCCCCTCCTGGAGCTGCGCGGCTTGGAGGCCGGCGAGCGCCTGCGGTCGCTCCAGCGCGGTCGCATCGCGCCGGCCACCCTGTGGAGCATCGGGTCGGCGGGTGGCTATTCCTCACTCGGCCTGGCACCCGCAGCGCGCGTGGGCGGACCCCTCGACCTCGTCGAGCTCGACACGATGTCCCTTCGCACGTCAGGCAGTCGAGCGGAGCAGCTTCCCCTCACGGCGACGGCATCAGACGTGCGCCGCGTGATCATCGGCGGGCATCCCATCCCGATCGATGCGCACGCGACCGCCGCGCGCCTCGCACGCTCGATCTCGTCCCTGTTCGGGGAGGATGCCCGAACGCACGGGTGA
- a CDS encoding allantoate amidohydrolase, translating into MTNDFGALRLLGEIEDTGRDPHRGGYSRHVFDAAEHDLRDWFIERAQRLGLNVIPDRNGNLWAWWGEPGPDAFVTGSHLDSVPGGGAHDGPLGVVSALAAVGRLQQRGFVPNRPFAVTVFAEEEGSRFGIACLGSRLLSGAISVERAGDLKDAGGNRFADVARAAGLPTPGRDAEALSRIGMFVELHVEQGKGLIDMDAPVAVGSSILEHGRWRIDVRGQGNHAGTTEITDRRDPMLAAAEAVLAARRAASRRAGSRATIGRIEPVPGGTNVIASRVSAWLDVRADSERDTRDIIAEVEQAVIDAAAAEGCTASVVEESYSGEVRFDPALRDRIAATLGNVPVLPTGAGHDAGVLAAHVPTAMLFVRNPSGVSHAPEEGADDAAVEAGVDALVRTIEELA; encoded by the coding sequence ATGACGAACGATTTCGGCGCACTCCGGCTCCTCGGCGAGATCGAGGACACCGGTCGCGACCCCCACCGCGGCGGATACTCCCGGCACGTCTTCGATGCTGCCGAGCACGACCTGCGCGACTGGTTCATCGAGCGCGCACAGCGTCTCGGACTGAACGTGATCCCCGATCGCAACGGCAACCTGTGGGCGTGGTGGGGTGAGCCCGGCCCCGATGCCTTCGTGACGGGCAGCCATCTCGACTCCGTGCCCGGTGGCGGCGCGCACGACGGCCCCCTCGGCGTGGTGAGCGCTCTCGCCGCCGTCGGACGACTGCAGCAGCGGGGCTTCGTGCCGAACCGACCGTTCGCGGTCACCGTCTTCGCCGAAGAGGAGGGCTCGCGCTTCGGTATCGCGTGCCTCGGCTCGCGGCTGCTCAGCGGCGCGATCTCGGTCGAGCGGGCGGGAGACCTGAAGGACGCCGGCGGCAACCGCTTCGCCGATGTCGCCCGCGCAGCCGGCCTGCCGACCCCAGGACGAGACGCCGAGGCGCTCAGCCGGATCGGCATGTTCGTCGAGCTGCACGTCGAACAGGGCAAGGGGCTCATCGACATGGATGCTCCGGTGGCCGTCGGCTCCTCGATCCTGGAGCACGGCAGATGGCGGATCGACGTGCGCGGCCAGGGCAACCATGCCGGCACCACCGAGATCACCGATCGACGCGACCCGATGCTCGCCGCCGCCGAAGCTGTGCTCGCGGCCCGCAGGGCCGCGTCACGACGCGCGGGATCACGCGCCACGATCGGCCGCATCGAGCCGGTCCCCGGCGGCACGAACGTCATCGCTTCTCGAGTGTCCGCCTGGCTGGACGTGCGCGCCGATTCCGAGCGCGACACCCGCGACATCATCGCCGAGGTCGAGCAGGCCGTCATCGACGCGGCCGCGGCCGAGGGCTGCACTGCCAGCGTCGTCGAGGAGTCGTACAGCGGCGAGGTGCGCTTCGATCCCGCGCTGCGCGATCGCATCGCCGCGACGCTCGGGAACGTTCCAGTGCTGCCGACCGGCGCCGGTCACGACGCCGGCGTTCTCGCCGCTCACGTGCCGACCGCGATGCTGTTCGTGCGCAATCCCTCCGGCGTCTCGCACGCACCGGAGGAGGGCGCGGATGACGCGGCTGTGGAGGCAGGGGTCGACGCGCTCGTGCGCACGATCGAGGAGCTGGCGTGA
- a CDS encoding helix-turn-helix domain-containing protein: MSEQSTRTVERALSLLAIVCDRGSATLAEASRAVDLSPSTALRLLRTLEATGFVRRDDEATYRAGSRLMQLGAQALGHESLITICHDEMVGLEEATGESVYLSVEGHAASALYISIVEGSHSVRHTTWVGRTIPLDGSAAGLALRGQTPESGYVIVERGIERDVTAIAAPVMASDRIIAALSILVPSYRVTPQSAEQCGLLLAAAAHRLSAGLTNGTTLEKQ; this comes from the coding sequence ATGAGCGAACAGTCCACCCGCACCGTCGAACGCGCACTCTCACTGCTCGCGATCGTCTGCGACCGGGGCAGCGCCACCCTCGCCGAGGCATCCCGCGCCGTGGACCTCTCCCCCAGTACCGCGCTGCGTCTGCTGCGCACTCTGGAGGCGACCGGATTCGTGCGGCGCGATGACGAGGCGACCTACCGAGCGGGATCACGACTGATGCAGCTCGGCGCGCAGGCGCTCGGCCACGAATCGCTCATCACCATCTGCCACGACGAGATGGTCGGTCTCGAAGAGGCCACCGGCGAATCCGTGTACCTGAGCGTGGAGGGTCACGCGGCATCCGCCCTCTACATCAGCATCGTCGAGGGGTCGCATTCCGTTCGGCACACGACCTGGGTGGGCCGCACGATTCCGCTCGACGGGTCGGCGGCCGGGCTCGCCCTTCGCGGGCAGACGCCGGAATCGGGATACGTGATCGTCGAGCGGGGCATCGAACGCGACGTGACAGCGATCGCCGCACCGGTGATGGCCTCCGACCGCATCATCGCCGCACTCAGCATCCTGGTGCCCAGCTACCGTGTGACGCCGCAATCGGCAGAGCAGTGCGGACTGCTGCTGGCGGCGGCCGCCCACCGACTCTCGGCCGGGCTCACCAACGGCACCACCCTCGAGAAGCAGTAG
- a CDS encoding HutD family protein has translation MSTSAMHVIRPSGVVPTPWANGLGTTRELARDDNGAWRLSLADIGTEAEFSSLPGIDRLLIVLSGSVALRMDGVERELGPGDFVEFAGEAAVSGRALTIGATDVNLMVSRDAVRYEFWIEGPGRRVALPTLPDEFVVLLGDGRTAAGEQLERGTVLRGGAASPNAASVVFTEDIRICRVRLSASAESVQR, from the coding sequence GTGAGCACTTCAGCCATGCACGTGATCCGCCCGAGTGGGGTGGTGCCGACCCCTTGGGCGAACGGGCTCGGTACGACCAGAGAACTCGCCCGCGACGACAACGGCGCCTGGCGGCTCAGCCTGGCCGACATCGGCACCGAGGCCGAGTTCTCATCGCTGCCAGGGATCGACCGGCTTCTCATCGTGCTCTCGGGAAGTGTCGCCCTGCGGATGGATGGCGTCGAGCGCGAACTCGGACCCGGTGACTTCGTGGAGTTCGCCGGCGAAGCGGCCGTCTCGGGGCGAGCGCTCACCATCGGGGCCACGGACGTCAACCTGATGGTGTCGCGCGATGCGGTGCGCTACGAGTTCTGGATAGAGGGGCCCGGGCGGCGGGTCGCTCTGCCGACCCTGCCCGACGAGTTCGTCGTGCTGCTCGGCGACGGCCGGACTGCGGCCGGCGAGCAGCTGGAGCGAGGGACCGTGCTGCGTGGAGGTGCCGCGTCTCCCAACGCAGCTTCCGTCGTCTTCACCGAGGACATCCGAATCTGCCGGGTGCGCCTCAGCGCATCGGCCGAGAGCGTTCAGCGGTAG
- a CDS encoding helix-turn-helix domain-containing protein — translation MKTVACVVQDGFAPFEFGVACEAFGLDRSDDGVPNFDFRIVTPRPGVVQSKIGFSINVEHDLSFAYEADLVVFCPIPRDYWGKIDPLLLDLARDAVAREAWVLTVCSGSFILAAAGVLDGRRATTHWMYADVMASMYPQIDVDPDVLFVQDGRIITSAGTAAGLDACLHLLRQELGAEVTNRIARRMVVPPQRDGGQAQYIDRPIPVVESDSLASVADWAVEHLKDDLAVDLLAAKALMSPRTFARRFKAEYGATPAAWLARQRIIHAQRMLERTDFGLDQIAEECGFGSAAVLRQNFARVLAVTPTAYRARFSCADEERMPAA, via the coding sequence ATGAAAACGGTTGCCTGCGTGGTTCAAGATGGCTTCGCCCCGTTCGAGTTCGGTGTCGCCTGCGAGGCTTTCGGTCTGGACCGTTCGGATGACGGCGTGCCGAACTTCGACTTCCGGATCGTCACGCCGCGGCCGGGCGTCGTGCAGTCGAAGATCGGCTTCTCGATCAATGTCGAGCACGACCTCTCGTTCGCATATGAAGCAGACCTCGTCGTCTTCTGCCCGATCCCGCGGGACTACTGGGGCAAGATCGACCCGCTCCTTCTCGATCTCGCTCGCGACGCGGTCGCCCGCGAGGCCTGGGTGCTCACCGTGTGCAGCGGCTCGTTCATCCTCGCGGCCGCCGGTGTTCTGGACGGCCGCCGGGCGACGACGCACTGGATGTACGCCGACGTCATGGCATCGATGTACCCGCAGATCGACGTCGATCCTGACGTGCTGTTCGTGCAGGACGGCCGCATCATCACCAGCGCCGGCACCGCCGCCGGACTCGACGCCTGTCTCCACCTGCTGCGCCAGGAGCTCGGTGCCGAGGTGACGAACCGGATCGCCCGCCGCATGGTGGTGCCCCCGCAGCGCGACGGTGGTCAGGCGCAGTACATCGACCGACCGATCCCCGTCGTCGAGAGCGACTCGCTCGCGAGCGTTGCCGACTGGGCCGTCGAGCATCTCAAGGATGACCTCGCCGTCGACCTGCTCGCCGCCAAGGCGCTGATGTCGCCGCGCACCTTCGCCCGGCGGTTCAAGGCGGAGTACGGCGCGACACCGGCGGCCTGGCTCGCGCGGCAGCGCATCATCCACGCGCAGCGGATGCTGGAGCGCACCGACTTCGGGCTCGACCAGATCGCCGAGGAGTGCGGCTTCGGTTCGGCCGCGGTGCTGCGGCAGAACTTCGCCCGTGTGCTCGCCGTGACGCCGACCGCTTACCGCGCCCGCTTCTCGTGTGCAGACGAAGAACGGATGCCGGCGGCCTGA
- a CDS encoding discoidin domain-containing protein codes for MRQRRPLLGLLAAAIAIPLTGIVAMSAQADTPTLISKNRPSSSSTTEGAGFEASRAFDGNATTRWASTEGVDNQWVQVDLGAGSTVDRVVLNWEAAFASDYDVQMSADGSTWTTLTHEAASDGGTDEHTGLNGTGRYLRVYGTERATSYGYSLFEVEAYGTAGVISTPTPTPTPTPTPTPNPTDTLITTGKPVTASSVEAAGHEAGKAVDANATTRWASVEGAAPQWIRVDLGTGAKVNKVVLKWEAAYAKKYTIEMSNDGTTWTPLKAETAGNGGTDEHTALNGTGRYLRINATERGTAYGYSLFELEAYGTAGTPGGGNPTEPTDGPWPGSSSISTVDASGTFGTDMSGLSFSDDGTVLWAVNNGSGTLHRLTKQGANWAPSSGWSGGRTLRFPTGSGTVDAEGVTVVGSDVFVASERNAASKSTSRLSVLKYATSGTGTIPASREWNLTSDIPSVGSNDGLESIAWIPDADLTAAGLVDQSTGSAYNPANYANHGTGLFFVGVEETSDVYAYALNQGSSSFTRIAKFTSGLASVMELEYDPSTKTLWSVCDDTCDGGLAALKVTAGAFTVVAHNDRPSGMPNLNNEGFALAPQCVSGSRAVVWADDGETDGHALRAGSMNCS; via the coding sequence ATGCGTCAACGTAGACCACTTCTCGGCCTTCTGGCCGCCGCCATCGCCATCCCCCTCACCGGCATCGTGGCCATGTCCGCACAGGCCGATACGCCCACCCTGATCTCGAAGAATCGTCCGTCATCGTCCTCCACCACCGAAGGAGCAGGCTTCGAGGCGTCCCGGGCGTTCGACGGCAACGCGACCACGCGCTGGGCGAGCACCGAGGGCGTCGACAACCAGTGGGTGCAGGTCGACCTCGGCGCGGGCTCCACGGTCGACCGGGTCGTCCTGAACTGGGAAGCCGCGTTCGCCTCCGACTACGACGTGCAGATGTCCGCCGACGGCTCCACCTGGACGACCCTTACGCACGAGGCCGCGAGCGACGGCGGAACCGACGAGCACACCGGACTGAACGGCACTGGCCGCTACCTGCGCGTCTACGGCACCGAGCGCGCCACCAGCTACGGCTACTCGCTCTTCGAGGTCGAGGCGTACGGCACCGCCGGCGTCATCAGCACGCCGACCCCGACGCCGACCCCCACTCCGACGCCGACCCCGAACCCCACCGACACGCTGATCACCACGGGCAAGCCGGTCACGGCCTCCTCGGTCGAGGCCGCAGGCCACGAGGCCGGCAAGGCGGTCGATGCGAACGCGACGACCCGCTGGGCCAGCGTCGAAGGCGCCGCACCGCAGTGGATCCGAGTCGACCTCGGCACCGGCGCGAAGGTGAACAAGGTCGTCCTCAAGTGGGAGGCCGCGTACGCCAAGAAGTACACCATCGAGATGTCGAATGACGGCACCACCTGGACGCCGCTCAAGGCCGAGACCGCCGGCAACGGCGGAACCGACGAGCACACCGCCCTCAACGGCACCGGCCGCTACCTCCGAATCAACGCCACCGAGCGCGGCACTGCCTACGGTTACTCGCTCTTCGAACTCGAGGCCTACGGCACCGCCGGCACCCCCGGCGGCGGCAACCCCACCGAGCCGACGGACGGCCCCTGGCCCGGCAGCTCATCGATCTCGACGGTCGATGCATCCGGCACCTTCGGCACCGACATGAGCGGTCTCTCCTTCTCCGACGACGGCACGGTGCTGTGGGCGGTCAACAACGGCAGCGGCACACTCCACCGCCTCACGAAGCAGGGTGCGAACTGGGCACCCTCCTCCGGCTGGTCGGGCGGGCGCACGCTGCGCTTCCCCACTGGCTCGGGAACGGTGGATGCCGAGGGCGTGACCGTGGTCGGCAGCGACGTCTTCGTGGCCTCCGAGCGCAACGCGGCGAGCAAGAGCACCAGCCGCCTGTCGGTCCTGAAGTACGCGACGAGCGGCACCGGCACGATCCCGGCCAGCCGCGAGTGGAACCTCACGAGCGACATTCCGTCGGTGGGATCGAACGACGGCCTGGAGTCCATCGCCTGGATTCCGGATGCCGACCTCACCGCCGCCGGATTGGTCGACCAGAGCACCGGCTCGGCGTACAACCCCGCGAATTACGCGAACCACGGCACCGGCCTGTTCTTCGTCGGCGTCGAGGAGACCAGCGACGTGTACGCCTACGCACTCAACCAGGGAAGCTCGAGCTTCACTCGCATCGCGAAGTTCACGTCGGGCCTGGCGAGCGTGATGGAGCTGGAGTACGACCCGAGCACGAAGACGCTGTGGAGTGTCTGCGATGACACCTGCGACGGCGGACTCGCCGCTCTCAAGGTCACCGCCGGCGCTTTCACGGTGGTCGCGCACAACGACCGCCCGTCCGGCATGCCGAACCTCAACAACGAGGGCTTCGCGCTCGCTCCGCAGTGCGTCAGCGGCTCGCGTGCCGTCGTGTGGGCGGATGACGGCGAGACCGACGGTCACGCACTGCGCGCGGGGTCGATGAACTGCAGCTAG